The window CGGACGACATCGCGGCGGCGGTGAGCTTCTTCGCGTCGGAGGAAGCCGGATTCGTCACCGGTCAGCGACTGCTGGTGGACGGCGGTCGCGCCCTCGGTTGACCTGCAACACCACCAGCACGCCGAGGATCAGCACCAGGGCCGACGCCAGCGCCGTCCACATCGCGACGTGCAGCTGGAGCAGCCCGCCCACGAAGGCACCCACCAGCATCGCGCCCACGGCCGCGACCTTCCGCACCGGATGCGACCCCGCGCCGCCGGCCGCCTTCGAGTCCGCCGCGAAGCCCGTCAGCGTCATCGTCAGTACCGTCGTCGTCAGGTCGGGCGCGCCGATCCGGCGGACCGTCGCGTTCTGCAGGCCCATCGCCACGCCCAGCACGACGATCAGCAGCTCGCTGCCCAGCCGCGGGCCGGCGCCGAGCGTCGCCGACAGCACCACCGCCACCGCCACCAGCGCCGCTTGGACCGCGGTCGCTTGGCGGAGGGCGTCGTAGTCGTCCCGGCGGGCCAGCCGCCCGCCGGCGAGCGCGCCCGCCAGGAAAGCCAGCACCGCGGTCAGCGACGCAATCACCGAAAGCGTCGTCTCCCCCGCCGCCGCGAATCCGAGGAACACGACGTTGCCGGTCATGTTGGCCACGAACACCCGGCCCAGCCCGAGGAAGCTGACGGCGTCGACGACCCCGGTCACGACGGTCAGCGTCAGCAGCAGCGCGGCCAGGTCGCGCGGTTTCGGTTCAGCCATGCAGGCAGTCAACCACCGCGCGGGTCGGCGCGCGGTGTCCGAGCGCGTCGGTGCTGTCGGCGAACCGGTCGATCGAGCCGACCGGCAGCCGGATCGGCGACCCGGCGAGCAGCGACGTCCCGAACCGCTCGGCGTGGATCACCCGGGGTTCGATCGG of the Amycolatopsis sp. NBC_01488 genome contains:
- a CDS encoding YoaK family protein — its product is MAEPKPRDLAALLLTLTVVTGVVDAVSFLGLGRVFVANMTGNVVFLGFAAAGETTLSVIASLTAVLAFLAGALAGGRLARRDDYDALRQATAVQAALVAVAVVLSATLGAGPRLGSELLIVVLGVAMGLQNATVRRIGAPDLTTTVLTMTLTGFAADSKAAGGAGSHPVRKVAAVGAMLVGAFVGGLLQLHVAMWTALASALVLILGVLVVLQVNRGRDRRPPAVADR